A genomic segment from Thermotoga neapolitana DSM 4359 encodes:
- a CDS encoding alpha-mannosidase, producing the protein MKEKVIVHNHWDREWFTTSEVTSRWLGEFFFRVKDLSERNPDFVYVMDGQTAVIEDLLTENPQVEEDLKKLVEEGKLLIGPYYTQIDWRIPKEPSILKNLEIGLKDSERFGKCMKVGWLLDNFGHISQGPQLHRLFGIEKVFLWRGVSFENDEISQEFLWKGSDGTAVQAIFLVGGYRNLYNLKETKEMAEKRLKHEKKKLERFSRSGEVLLLDGYDIDLSPEDPQEYLRIKIVSPEDFPERFPGDVPVLSGELLSGRYACTFPGTLSTRVYLKLESDLIEDLLKLEDILSALNGEKPQEILWREYLKTLAHDNICGVCVDPVHEKMGRTYRKMYFLLKRSVEEKLKELSGKARLKSGLYVFSLSPFPYNHWYCDGERTVRLRTDGAGFFRAETASQKRESNKALSWKNDYYEAHFEKDGSLLLNGKRAGVLNLFEEKGDTYSTFVEKTDFSVILRRLEIVSRTEHSMVVEMERSVQSHLCHVETKERIVFDETPLVKWNLVLDTKGKNYKLSMSYETGTGEIFAKMPFDVVKRKEKDDCLLPESLPESLKGILLAARETGVVREFPFQGFVSIYDGKMSKTFLAKGLREYWMENKRVHVTLVRSIEWIAKDVKGRVGDAGPMMYVPGAKCEGSFSMRLSFMELESHPRSEEFFRWYTLFDCPPLFLEIESDGEESERVLFKSKLPWVGVKDSSLWVFNPYLEEVEGLKPLQIGTRRIEPLSGAVRPSELSILNFPEFPVLRLESSPEDEAVDLLKKTISELDAEASRLSGKDDVKSKHRYFSLLRTKKEMELSLFHLQSEEKLARELNELRMKRRTYDYLLELFESEEKA; encoded by the coding sequence ATGAAGGAAAAGGTGATCGTCCACAATCACTGGGACAGGGAGTGGTTCACCACATCCGAGGTGACCTCCCGCTGGCTGGGAGAGTTTTTTTTCAGAGTGAAGGACCTTTCTGAGAGAAATCCAGACTTTGTCTACGTGATGGACGGCCAGACGGCCGTGATCGAAGACCTTCTCACGGAAAACCCGCAGGTGGAGGAAGACCTCAAAAAACTGGTTGAAGAAGGGAAGTTGCTGATAGGACCCTATTACACGCAGATAGACTGGAGGATACCAAAAGAGCCGTCCATACTGAAAAATCTGGAGATAGGGTTGAAGGATTCTGAAAGATTCGGAAAGTGCATGAAGGTGGGATGGCTTCTTGACAACTTCGGTCACATATCTCAGGGCCCACAGTTGCACAGACTGTTCGGTATAGAGAAGGTCTTTCTCTGGCGGGGTGTTTCTTTCGAGAACGACGAGATCTCCCAGGAGTTTCTCTGGAAAGGAAGCGATGGCACAGCGGTTCAGGCCATATTTCTTGTGGGAGGCTACAGAAACCTGTACAACCTGAAAGAGACGAAAGAGATGGCAGAGAAAAGACTGAAGCACGAAAAGAAAAAACTGGAAAGGTTCTCAAGATCTGGTGAGGTGCTACTTCTCGATGGATACGATATAGACCTCTCTCCAGAAGATCCCCAGGAGTATCTGAGGATTAAGATCGTCTCGCCAGAAGATTTCCCTGAAAGGTTTCCCGGGGACGTACCTGTTCTTTCTGGAGAACTCCTTTCTGGAAGATACGCCTGCACCTTTCCGGGAACACTTTCCACCAGGGTGTATCTGAAACTGGAAAGCGACCTCATCGAAGATCTTCTGAAACTGGAGGATATCCTTTCTGCCCTGAACGGTGAAAAGCCTCAGGAAATCCTGTGGAGGGAGTACCTGAAGACCCTTGCGCACGACAACATCTGTGGAGTGTGTGTGGATCCTGTCCATGAAAAGATGGGGAGAACATACAGGAAGATGTACTTTCTTTTAAAAAGATCCGTGGAAGAAAAGTTGAAAGAACTTTCCGGGAAAGCAAGACTGAAAAGTGGTCTTTATGTTTTTTCTCTTTCTCCGTTTCCTTACAATCACTGGTACTGCGACGGTGAGAGAACAGTTCGGCTAAGAACAGACGGTGCGGGATTTTTCAGAGCCGAAACCGCCAGTCAGAAGAGAGAGTCGAACAAGGCCCTGTCGTGGAAGAACGACTACTACGAGGCACACTTTGAAAAAGACGGCTCTCTTCTCCTGAACGGAAAAAGAGCAGGTGTTTTGAATCTGTTCGAAGAAAAGGGTGATACCTACTCCACCTTCGTTGAAAAAACGGATTTCTCCGTGATTCTGAGAAGACTTGAGATCGTCTCCAGAACGGAACATTCCATGGTTGTTGAGATGGAAAGATCTGTTCAGTCACACCTGTGCCATGTTGAAACGAAAGAAAGAATCGTCTTCGATGAAACACCACTTGTGAAATGGAATCTGGTTCTGGACACAAAAGGGAAGAACTACAAACTTTCGATGAGTTACGAGACAGGAACAGGAGAGATCTTTGCAAAGATGCCCTTCGATGTGGTGAAAAGAAAGGAAAAAGACGATTGTCTACTACCAGAATCACTCCCTGAGAGTTTGAAGGGGATTCTTCTTGCAGCAAGAGAGACGGGTGTGGTGAGGGAATTTCCATTCCAGGGTTTTGTCTCCATATACGATGGCAAAATGTCGAAAACCTTCCTTGCAAAAGGTCTGAGAGAGTACTGGATGGAGAACAAAAGGGTGCACGTAACACTTGTGAGGTCGATCGAGTGGATAGCAAAGGATGTAAAGGGCAGAGTGGGGGACGCAGGTCCCATGATGTACGTTCCCGGAGCAAAGTGTGAGGGAAGCTTTTCGATGAGGCTTTCCTTTATGGAACTTGAGAGCCATCCAAGAAGCGAGGAGTTCTTCAGGTGGTACACCCTCTTTGACTGTCCTCCACTGTTTCTAGAGATCGAATCCGATGGAGAAGAAAGCGAACGTGTCCTTTTCAAATCAAAACTCCCGTGGGTTGGTGTGAAGGACTCTTCCCTCTGGGTCTTCAATCCATATCTGGAAGAAGTGGAAGGTTTAAAACCCCTTCAGATAGGAACAAGACGGATCGAACCGCTCTCTGGTGCGGTGCGACCTTCTGAACTGTCCATCTTGAACTTTCCGGAGTTTCCCGTTCTGCGTCTTGAGAGTTCACCAGAAGACGAAGCGGTGGACCTTTTGAAAAAGACCATTTCTGAACTCGACGCGGAAGCCTCCAGGCTCTCTGGAAAAGATGACGTGAAGTCAAAACACAGGTACTTTTCTCTTCTCAGAACGAAGAAAGAAATGGAACTTTCACTTTTTCACCTTCAGAGCGAGGAAAAACTGGCAAGGGAGTTGAACGAACTTCGAATGAAGAGAAGAACCTACGATTACCTGCTGGAACTCTTTGAAAGCGAGGAGAAAGCATGA
- a CDS encoding carbohydrate ABC transporter permease, with amino-acid sequence MMRRFFIVFLSVIVSLWFLTPVFFIVLASLTPSSDYYDPHRIFPSSLTLDHLYKLFVTLGGGKATLTSIQVALVSIGISFLLGLPAGYALTRYVFPGKNAIRLSMLMTRSIPLIVVAVPLVVLYMRLNLADTTLGVALAHASMILPFVVLITSSVFSGISVEYEEAGMVFGLSRFQAFLRITLPLALPGLAASAIFAFIMSWNEVFASSILTLTNRTLPAHILNTAMASPDYFKFAAGTIMAIPAMVFIFFIRKYLVSMWGITLK; translated from the coding sequence ATGATGAGAAGATTTTTCATCGTCTTTCTATCTGTGATCGTATCTCTGTGGTTTTTGACTCCGGTGTTCTTCATCGTCCTTGCATCACTCACACCTTCGTCGGATTACTACGATCCGCACAGGATATTCCCGAGCAGTCTCACCCTTGATCATCTCTACAAACTCTTCGTCACACTGGGAGGTGGTAAGGCAACGCTGACCAGTATCCAGGTGGCCCTCGTTTCGATAGGAATTTCGTTTCTTCTTGGGCTTCCCGCTGGATACGCCCTCACAAGGTATGTCTTTCCGGGAAAGAATGCCATCAGGCTCTCCATGCTCATGACAAGATCGATTCCCCTCATCGTGGTCGCAGTTCCTCTTGTGGTTCTTTACATGAGACTGAATCTTGCAGACACCACACTCGGTGTGGCACTGGCACACGCTTCGATGATACTGCCCTTTGTTGTTCTCATCACCTCCAGTGTGTTTTCCGGGATCTCTGTTGAATACGAGGAGGCGGGGATGGTCTTCGGATTGAGCAGGTTCCAGGCTTTTTTGAGAATCACACTTCCCCTTGCACTTCCTGGGCTCGCCGCTTCTGCCATATTTGCCTTTATCATGTCTTGGAACGAAGTCTTTGCCTCTTCGATTCTGACACTGACGAACAGAACGCTTCCCGCACACATCCTCAACACCGCCATGGCATCACCCGATTACTTCAAGTTCGCTGCGGGAACGATCATGGCGATCCCTGCAATGGTGTTCATATTCTTCATTCGAAAGTACCTCGTGAGCATGTGGGGTATCACCTTAAAGTGA
- a CDS encoding ABC transporter ATP-binding protein, producing the protein MAQVRIEGAKKYFGNVKALDGIDLTVNEGEFLVLLGPSGCGKTTLLRCIAGLEQVTEGRIFFNDREVTNLAPKDRNISMVFQSYAVWPHMKVRDNIGYPLKLKKVPKEEIERRVNWAADLLHISELLDRYPAQLSGGQRQRVAVARAIVHEPEVLLMDEPLSNLDALLRVKMRSELKKLQERIGVTTIYVTHDQTEAMTMGDRIAVMNQGKLQQVGTPSEIYHHPVNIFVAGFVGSPQMNFLEMEVKSRGTSIFLEKDAISIPLKTDPKISRVVLGIRPENVYLEERPNTVRLEGEVYFAEKLMSDTILHLNVGTEKIVAKIPGDVDFKSGEKVEFFIDPEKIHLFHPETGERLS; encoded by the coding sequence TTGGCTCAGGTGAGAATAGAAGGAGCGAAAAAGTACTTCGGGAACGTGAAGGCACTCGATGGTATCGACCTCACCGTGAACGAAGGAGAATTCCTCGTTCTGCTGGGGCCTTCAGGATGTGGAAAAACCACCCTCTTGAGATGCATAGCGGGCCTTGAGCAGGTAACAGAGGGAAGAATCTTCTTCAACGACCGTGAGGTGACGAACCTTGCACCGAAAGACAGGAACATCTCAATGGTTTTCCAGAGTTACGCAGTCTGGCCCCACATGAAGGTGAGAGACAACATAGGGTATCCCCTCAAACTCAAGAAGGTTCCAAAGGAAGAGATCGAAAGGAGGGTGAACTGGGCGGCAGATCTTCTTCACATATCAGAACTTCTCGACAGATACCCCGCACAGCTTTCGGGAGGTCAGAGACAGAGGGTTGCCGTTGCCCGCGCGATCGTTCATGAACCAGAAGTGCTCCTGATGGATGAACCCCTTTCGAATCTCGATGCTCTCCTTCGTGTGAAAATGAGAAGCGAATTGAAAAAACTCCAGGAAAGAATCGGTGTTACAACAATCTACGTGACCCACGATCAAACGGAAGCGATGACAATGGGAGATAGAATCGCCGTGATGAATCAGGGAAAACTCCAGCAGGTGGGAACACCCTCTGAGATATACCATCATCCTGTGAACATCTTCGTTGCAGGATTTGTGGGATCACCGCAGATGAACTTTCTGGAGATGGAAGTGAAATCTCGGGGAACCAGTATCTTCCTTGAGAAAGATGCCATATCGATTCCCCTGAAGACCGATCCAAAGATTTCAAGGGTTGTCCTCGGTATTCGTCCCGAAAACGTCTACCTGGAAGAGAGACCAAACACCGTCAGACTGGAAGGAGAGGTCTATTTTGCCGAAAAACTCATGTCGGACACGATACTCCACCTGAACGTTGGGACTGAGAAAATCGTTGCGAAGATCCCCGGTGATGTTGATTTCAAAAGTGGAGAAAAAGTTGAATTCTTCATAGATCCTGAGAAGATACACCTTTTCCATCCGGAAACAGGAGAGAGGCTTTCATGA
- the mggS gene encoding mannosylglucosylglycerate synthase: protein MKIALLHYRGGLMDGVSLEMEKWKKVLTRMGHEVHIVAGNRKEGVDVVVEEIGFENPDFAMMNRNFFGGVTDFSNEEDFLSFMKKKEEELFHTLSEVLEDYDLVVPNNIWSLGLFPPLGLALSKLKKKFIAHHHDFWWERKHLIPKSERLREILERHFPPDLPNVKHVVINSIAKKELQKRKGIDPVVVPNVMDFERPLTSEDMYHRMREELGIDPGTIVALQATRIDKRKAIELSIDVVALLKRTLKRKTPLYNGSVFSGEIVLVFSGLCEDVSYLEELKEYASLKSVPLLIFSERVKEDTSFFWKLYNVADFVTYPTILEGWGNQLLEAIAAKKPVVLFEYEVFRSDIKPVGLRYISLGERFFRRENLVKVEESVLQKAVEELSKLLCDPSLYRETVEHNFEVGKKHFSLERLKEILSREVLV from the coding sequence ATGAAGATAGCCCTCCTTCACTACCGCGGTGGTCTCATGGACGGTGTTTCTCTCGAAATGGAGAAGTGGAAGAAGGTCCTGACGAGGATGGGACATGAGGTTCACATCGTGGCAGGAAACAGAAAAGAAGGAGTCGACGTGGTCGTGGAGGAGATCGGGTTTGAAAATCCAGACTTCGCTATGATGAACAGGAACTTCTTCGGAGGTGTGACGGATTTCTCCAATGAAGAGGATTTTCTGAGTTTTATGAAAAAAAAAGAGGAAGAACTCTTCCATACTTTAAGTGAGGTTTTGGAAGATTACGATCTTGTTGTTCCGAACAACATCTGGTCCCTGGGACTCTTTCCACCACTCGGCCTTGCCCTTTCGAAACTGAAAAAGAAATTCATCGCACACCACCACGATTTCTGGTGGGAGCGAAAGCACCTGATTCCAAAAAGCGAAAGGTTGAGAGAGATACTGGAAAGACACTTCCCACCGGATCTTCCAAATGTGAAGCACGTGGTCATAAACTCGATCGCAAAGAAAGAACTTCAGAAAAGAAAGGGCATAGATCCAGTTGTGGTGCCGAACGTTATGGATTTTGAAAGGCCACTTACCTCCGAAGATATGTATCACAGGATGAGAGAAGAACTCGGTATAGATCCGGGAACGATCGTTGCCCTTCAGGCAACAAGGATCGACAAAAGAAAAGCGATCGAACTTTCAATAGACGTTGTGGCTTTATTGAAAAGGACCCTGAAGAGAAAAACTCCTCTATACAACGGCAGTGTGTTCAGTGGCGAGATTGTCCTCGTGTTTTCCGGTCTCTGTGAAGACGTATCTTACCTTGAAGAGTTGAAAGAGTACGCTTCCCTGAAAAGTGTTCCACTTTTGATCTTCAGCGAGAGGGTGAAAGAAGACACCTCATTTTTCTGGAAACTCTACAACGTTGCCGATTTTGTCACGTATCCCACCATCCTTGAGGGGTGGGGAAACCAACTCCTTGAAGCGATAGCGGCGAAAAAACCTGTTGTTCTTTTCGAGTACGAGGTGTTCAGGTCCGACATAAAACCGGTGGGGTTGAGGTACATCAGTCTGGGAGAGCGATTTTTCAGAAGAGAAAATCTTGTGAAGGTTGAAGAGAGCGTTCTGCAGAAAGCGGTGGAGGAACTGTCAAAACTTTTGTGTGATCCTTCTCTTTACAGAGAAACGGTGGAGCACAACTTCGAAGTGGGGAAGAAGCACTTCAGTCTGGAAAGACTGAAAGAGATACTGAGCAGGGAGGTATTGGTATGA
- a CDS encoding glycosyl transferase, whose amino-acid sequence MKVVVGIPSFNNAETISHVAKVAAKGIMEFFDGDGMIVNSDGGSSDGTRERFMETDTFGVPKESFVYEGIPGKGSAMKAIMEFSLEQGAQTVVFLDSDLRSVKPWWVERLAGPILRGEADYVTPFYLRHRFDGTITNNVCFPMTSALYGKKVRQPIGGDFGVGKKLLEIYLEKPEETWKTDVARFGIDIWMTTTAINESGRILQAALGTKIHDVKDPGKHLKGMFLQVVGTLFELMVTYQNRWMSVWNIEDVPIYGETPEEEIPPMTIDVDNLKKLAKETLVVPEYVNESAVREVKEDGTLSLNSWVDLLYRSAVQYRKTRDKTVVENLLPFYFARTARFAEEVKSLSDEEAERYVYEQLGVFLERKRLLKEEWEVEDKG is encoded by the coding sequence ATGAAGGTTGTCGTTGGGATACCCAGTTTCAACAACGCAGAGACGATTTCCCACGTTGCAAAAGTGGCGGCGAAGGGTATCATGGAGTTCTTCGATGGAGACGGCATGATCGTGAACTCGGACGGTGGCTCGTCCGATGGTACAAGAGAAAGATTCATGGAGACGGACACTTTCGGTGTTCCAAAGGAGAGTTTTGTCTACGAGGGAATTCCGGGAAAAGGAAGTGCCATGAAGGCCATCATGGAGTTTTCTCTTGAGCAGGGAGCGCAGACGGTGGTGTTTCTTGACTCCGACCTGAGAAGCGTGAAACCGTGGTGGGTGGAAAGACTTGCAGGACCAATACTGAGAGGAGAGGCAGACTACGTCACACCGTTTTATCTGAGACACAGATTCGATGGCACGATCACAAACAACGTCTGTTTTCCCATGACGTCTGCTCTTTACGGAAAGAAGGTGAGACAGCCCATCGGGGGAGACTTCGGTGTTGGAAAAAAACTCCTTGAGATTTACTTAGAAAAACCGGAAGAGACGTGGAAAACGGACGTTGCAAGATTCGGTATCGATATCTGGATGACCACAACCGCCATAAACGAATCTGGAAGGATCCTTCAGGCGGCCCTCGGTACCAAGATCCACGATGTCAAGGATCCCGGAAAACACCTCAAGGGAATGTTCCTTCAGGTGGTGGGAACACTCTTTGAGTTGATGGTCACCTATCAGAACAGATGGATGAGTGTGTGGAACATTGAAGATGTGCCCATTTACGGTGAAACACCAGAAGAAGAAATTCCACCGATGACCATAGATGTGGACAATCTAAAAAAACTCGCAAAAGAAACACTGGTTGTACCAGAATACGTGAACGAGAGTGCCGTAAGAGAAGTGAAAGAAGATGGCACACTCAGCCTCAATTCCTGGGTTGATCTTCTCTACAGAAGTGCCGTTCAATACAGAAAGACGAGGGACAAAACGGTGGTGGAGAACCTTCTGCCGTTTTACTTTGCAAGAACCGCCAGGTTCGCAGAAGAGGTAAAATCTCTATCGGACGAAGAGGCCGAAAGGTACGTTTACGAGCAACTCGGGGTATTTCTGGAAAGGAAACGCCTGTTGAAGGAGGAGTGGGAGGTTGAAGATAAAGGATAG
- a CDS encoding MurR/RpiR family transcriptional regulator codes for MKIKDRILNIYTQFSPAERRVADYILEKPDDVIHYSITEFAKIVGVSETTIHRVIKKLDFDGYQAFKITLARELSGIEEEIERHDFIDEEIEILKRLKNTLNMKDVEQAVEWILSARRVLFFGVGLSGVVSEYASLKFSLLGFHTFFSNDPHVQVIEAVNLTEEDLVISISHTGNIRDTVKSTQVAKDMGAKTIAITTNKDSELAKVAHLVLQSPPVKYDTYEFLRENIGEIAVVDVLFKETFQRIYQERKKHFENLEDVFKPKRF; via the coding sequence TTGAAGATAAAGGATAGGATACTGAACATATACACACAGTTCAGCCCCGCCGAGCGGAGGGTGGCTGATTACATCCTGGAAAAACCGGATGATGTCATACACTACTCGATCACGGAGTTTGCAAAGATCGTGGGTGTGAGTGAAACCACGATTCACAGGGTGATCAAAAAACTCGATTTCGACGGCTATCAGGCCTTCAAGATCACCCTGGCAAGAGAGTTGAGCGGTATAGAAGAGGAGATAGAAAGACACGATTTCATAGATGAGGAAATAGAGATACTGAAACGTCTGAAGAACACACTGAACATGAAGGATGTAGAGCAGGCGGTGGAGTGGATCCTCTCAGCCCGGCGGGTGCTCTTTTTTGGAGTCGGACTTTCTGGGGTGGTATCAGAGTATGCGAGTTTGAAGTTTTCGCTCCTTGGTTTCCACACGTTCTTTTCCAACGACCCACACGTTCAGGTGATAGAGGCGGTGAACCTCACAGAGGAGGATCTGGTGATTTCGATCAGCCACACCGGAAACATAAGGGACACGGTGAAATCCACCCAGGTGGCAAAGGACATGGGAGCGAAAACGATTGCCATCACAACGAACAAAGACTCTGAACTGGCAAAGGTGGCCCACCTCGTTCTTCAGAGCCCTCCTGTGAAGTACGATACCTACGAGTTTTTGAGGGAAAACATCGGTGAAATCGCCGTTGTGGACGTTCTCTTCAAAGAGACCTTCCAGAGGATCTATCAGGAGAGAAAAAAGCACTTTGAAAACCTGGAGGATGTGTTCAAACCGAAGAGATTTTGA
- a CDS encoding carbohydrate ABC transporter permease gives MRGKWIPFLLILPAVLYLVVLMGYPLFETFRLAFTSNEGFFGNFKRLMESGEFWNAMKNTLLLTAVIVPAQLILALGLALFVNWKFRGYTMILYFIAIPLALSDVTAALMSYTIFSPNGYLNKILMSLNLIERPLYFFGYMFKAREFWVIALTEIWRATPLVFIIILAGLQSINREYLEAADLFGFSRWKKFTKIILPLLKPSIMSALLLRTLFAFQIFGVVWLLAGRDIPVLAGETYYWYTFMNDPKMASAYALVIALVTIIVSWFYITFLRAKHLEGAR, from the coding sequence ATGAGAGGAAAATGGATTCCCTTTCTTCTGATACTCCCTGCAGTTCTTTACCTTGTTGTTTTGATGGGATATCCTCTCTTTGAAACGTTCAGACTCGCTTTTACAAGCAACGAGGGGTTTTTCGGAAACTTCAAGCGTCTCATGGAGAGTGGAGAGTTCTGGAACGCCATGAAGAACACACTACTTCTCACAGCGGTGATCGTTCCAGCCCAGCTCATTCTTGCCCTGGGACTTGCTCTCTTTGTGAACTGGAAGTTCAGAGGTTACACGATGATCCTGTACTTCATAGCGATTCCACTTGCCCTGAGTGACGTCACAGCGGCCCTCATGAGTTACACGATATTTTCACCCAACGGATATTTGAACAAGATCCTCATGAGTCTGAACCTGATAGAAAGGCCTCTTTATTTCTTTGGGTACATGTTCAAGGCCAGAGAATTCTGGGTGATAGCCCTCACAGAAATCTGGAGAGCAACACCGCTTGTTTTCATCATCATCCTTGCTGGTCTTCAGTCGATAAACAGGGAATACCTGGAAGCTGCCGATCTGTTCGGTTTTTCCAGATGGAAGAAGTTCACAAAGATCATACTTCCGCTTTTGAAGCCATCCATCATGTCGGCACTTCTTCTGAGGACCCTCTTTGCGTTTCAGATATTCGGTGTCGTGTGGCTTCTTGCGGGAAGGGACATCCCGGTTCTGGCTGGTGAAACCTACTACTGGTACACCTTCATGAACGACCCGAAGATGGCCAGCGCTTATGCACTGGTGATCGCCCTCGTTACGATCATCGTCAGCTGGTTCTACATAACGTTCCTCAGGGCAAAACACCTGGAGGGGGCGCGATGA